One Dioscorea cayenensis subsp. rotundata cultivar TDr96_F1 chromosome 19, TDr96_F1_v2_PseudoChromosome.rev07_lg8_w22 25.fasta, whole genome shotgun sequence genomic window, GTGGCCTTAGTGGTCTTGTGGAGATGGTTTGtctccttttgttttttgtattttgtgtttggtgTTCCACAGCTAGTGGGcctctatattattttttgctGTTATATCTTTTTACTAAtagatgtggtttatccattttaaaaaGCGCTTTCAATGTATATAATCACAGCTTGTCGTAGTGGCTTATTAGCTGGAACATGGTTCTTATAACAGTACTGTATGACATGGAAAGACGCACTAAGTGTTTACTTAAAACACTAGTCTATTCCAAGCATTTGCATGCTTGGCCAAGAAGCGGTACaaaattatacattaaaaaaaagtttagaatcaaaaccacaTTCGCCCAGATTATTTTATGAATCGCAATTGTTAATTAATAATGTGgcattatcatttatttataaaaataaaaatcaagttgCTTCTAAAGTGTTTCCAACTACCGCTATAACTTAATGCTCTTGAAAACGTGATACATTTGGCTAACTatgtagaaataaaaatcaagttgCTTCTAAAGTGTTTCCAACTACCGCTATAAGACCATGTTGATTAGACTAAATGTTGTTAGTATTAACTGATGACTCTTTTTATACAGTGATTAATTTCACAATTAATCAACCAATTCATTTAGATAAGAACACAAACACTTTACTCAAGAGATCTAGTACCAGTAAGTTGACTAGTCATCGAAACAATTAGAGTTCTAATTTTTACttgtgaaattaatttttattgtctaAATAAACAACgaattatatacataataaagAACTAATTACATGTTAATTTGTctattatatataacatatataaaagCACCTAATTAGAATGGCAATTATAAAAAGGTCCATTGATTCCATCTCCATATTCTGTCCTTCAAGATACCTCTGGGCCATGGAATCTGCATCCAACCATAcacataagaaaagaagattACTTTTTTTACGGGAAAAAAAGGAATAGATGACAAGAACTAATTAATCAATACAAGTTCTTTTAATCCCCGCCgttctttttgcaatgtttcTCAAATCATACTTAAATCTCTTGAACACATGCACCAACGCgctatctctatatatattaatcaactacatgacatatatacatatatatgaacatTGATCTCTAGATTGAGATGGTTTCATTGAGACATTGATTGACAAACTTTAGAGAAAGCTTATATGGTGATTTAAGTGTGTGTTCTCTTTTATGACTTTGAAAAGGAAATTAGTGTATGATTAGAGTGGTTGAATTAGAAGATGGAGTGCAGCTAGCTAGATGAGGTGAGCTAGCTTTTGAAGGGAAAAAGGATGAGATTTGGTGTCTGGTGATCATAGGGGAGAAAAGTAGTAAAGCTTGGTTTGATTGCTAACTTGATTGAACATAAAGGTATCCTAGCATTGAGGGAGATGGATCTTTGACAAAATATATTGAATCTTTTGCCTTTTGGGTAGCTTCAATCATGCAATGGAGATGAACATAATGCTTTGGCATTATGGATTAGTCACTTAAGAGAACAAGCATAGATaagagaatttttttcttttcttcttcctttttgaacatttaattaaatatttttaattagaagTAAATAACATACTGGAATTCTCACCAGTGATGAGGAGAACATTGAGTAAAAGCAAtacaagaagagagagaaaatgaaaaaagcTGGGCGGGCGAAGACTACCGTCTGGAGACACAGGCCTGCCCAGCAACAAAAAGAGAAGGATTACTCCTGgtcataaaatatatgaaatttttgaatgaaatttatgaaaattgataagtgacatttttctattataaatgaaatttatgaaattacataaaatatatatttatataatcgCCTCAGGTTCTTATTTGAGTGACACAAAgattttgaaaacatatatataataggtTTATATACATACGTGCATGCTCTTGAAAGAAAATCCAGAAAGGAGAATAAATCCTAAACTAATTAGTAACCAAGATCCAATATAAATCTTTAATGCAATCTAATAAGTACCCAAGTGCTAAGAAAGATATATGGGAAACTGATATTCTTGTCATGATCATAACTTTATGCGAGAATTTGATTCTcttgaataaaaactaaaaaaaaaaagaagaaaaagaaaatgcacCAAGTCGTCCTCCTGCTCTATATCAGCTGGGCAAGATAAAGAGGTCTGATGcgacaaaaaaccaaaaactagcAAGCTTATGCATGCATGGAAATATACTCAAGTATACATATACGTACACACACGTGTGCGCGTGCGTgagtgcgtgtgtgtgtgatacAATTAGCTCTAGATGATCACATTAATGCAAGAAATAATATTCAAGAGAAGGGAAGCAACTCTCTCAAAGGTAGTACTAAATAATGCAAAGCCAGAAATAATGGTGGAAAGATGGAAATTAAGAGCTTAAACTATAACATATACTGAAAGCATTACTTAGTGATATATAGCTAGCTATAGCTAGTTATAGTCTACATCAATGCTCATTATTAAATGGTTTATAGTACTCTTTATCATTCTCATGTATAATATTCTATACAAGCTTTATGTCCTTTTCTTCTAGAAAcgtacttatatatatatatatatatatgtatatgatttCTAAACCCTGGTTATTTAATCTTCCAAGTTGAGTTTGATGCATGGGCTCCTCAACCTAAAGTCCTCTctataaatacatgcaaaacTTCTCCATTCTCTCTCAGGAGAACTTAAAGAAAGGTCCTTGTTTaagttcttctccttctcctctaaAGACTAACAATTAATTAGTAGTAGTCAAACATGGCAAGCCATTTCATCCAAGTTTGCAAACCATATATAGCCATGATCTCTCTTCAGTTTGGTTATGCTGGCATGAATATCATCACTAAAGTCTCTCTCAATCATGGCATGAGCCATTACGTCCTTGTTGTTTATCGCCATGCCTTTGCTACCCTCTCCATTGCTCCCTTTGCTCTTATCCTTGAgaggtatacatatatattatgattatcATTTGgttcataattaattaagctAACTTCTTAATTTCTTGGCATGCACCGTGACAGGAAACTGAGGCCAAAGCTAACATTTCCAATTTTCATGAGGATCTTTGTGTTAGGTCTCCTTGGGTTAGTGCTTACAACTTCTCTCCAGATAttaataatacaatattttatatatatagttagtgAGACTGATTAACAAGTTGGTTTTCTTTCAAGGCCTGTGATAGACCAGAACTTGTACTATGCTGGATTGAAGTTCACCTCACCAACTTTCTCTTGTGCCATGAGCAACATCCTGCCTGCGATGACCTTTGTCATTGCAGTGCTTTGcaggtacacacacacaaacatatatatgctCGCAGGCATGATTAATTAGTTCACATTAATTAGATAGATTTCATAACaaaaatgatgattattattattagtattaattattattttaggatGGAGAAGGTGGATATAAAGAAGGTGAGGTGCCAAGCAAAAGTGGCAGGCACTTTAATAACAGTGGCCGGAGCCATGCTAATGACACTATACAAAGGACCTGTTGTAGAGATGCTACAGAGCAAGTATGCTCAttttcatcctcatcctcatcctcatcctcatcctcatccttcTAAAGTTCATGCATCCCAGGAATCAAGTGACAAGGATTGGTTCAAGGGTtctatttttctcattattGCTACTTTAGCTTGGGCTTCTCTCTTTGTCCTCCAGgtacatataattattataaaaccaTGCAtctagacacacacacacacacacatatacatatttagtgtttaaattctatatatatatatatatatatatatgtacatatatgaaTCTTATTGCTACTTTAGATTGGGCTTTCTCTCTTTGTCCTCcaggtacatatatataattataaaaccaTGCATTCGATCAGAAagacacatatatatttaatgtttaaattcttatatatatatatatatatattaatatgtatatgtacatatatgaaTCTTGTTACTTTTTCAGGCTGCCACTCTTAAGAAATATTCAGCTCAGTTATCTCTGACATCACTGATATGCTTTGTGGGCACTATCCAAGCCATTGCTGTCACTCTTGTGATGGAACATAATAAACCATCAGCTTGGAAGGTTGGCTGGGATATCAACCTCCTTGCTGCTGCTTATGCTGTAACTCTTTAATTATCCctcttatatttatatgtatatatatacattagaaaaattaaaaatctaattgtttaattatatttgtaatcATTTTGTAGGGGATTGTGACATCCAGCATTGCTTACTATGTTCAAGGACTGGTAATGGAGAAGAAAGGGCCTGTGTTTGCCTCAGCATTCAGTCCATTGATGATGATCATAGTGGCCATCATGGGCTCTTTCATCCTTGCTGAGAAAATCTATTTGGGAGGGTATATATGTCCATGACTCCAAACACTATATGACATATAAAATTATAGTTataattataactaattaaacaaataatttgtaTTTTCAGTGTTCTTGGGGGAGTCCTAATAGTGGTAGGCCTCTACTCAGTCCTGTGGGGAAAATACAAGGAAGGGGGAGCCATGAACATTCAAGTGACCGAATTGGAAGTGAAAGAGGGAAGTACTGTTGAAAATGGGAAGAGGATGGATGTGGTAGCCATTATTGATGAACAAGACCCTGAGAGAAGGTCACACCCAAATGCTTGCATGGCCCCATCCACCAATGACTCCACCAATGACTAGTATTCACGTTCTCACATTTTCCTCAAATTCCCATTATGACCTTAATACTATTAATGAGGGTAGATTGGTTTCTGGGGGTCGTTTTTGTCTTTCACCTCTCAATGTTTTTGTCTTTCTTCATGTAATGTTTATCCAATCTTATTAATGCATATTTCataatcattttcttttatttttctctcggATTCATGcttatgaaaattaataataataataataataataataataatttcgaaataaaattgaaaaataatcaatcaaatttttttaaaaaaaaagatttataacAAAACTTCCGAGCAGTCACTTGATAGTTCTTTGTCGGCGAGGGAGAGTGAAGGATAAAACTCAGCAGTGTAGGATAATGTTGTTACGTGGCAAGCTCCTATTCGCTAGTGAGCACAATGTTTGAGGCGTACACGTCTCTGAAGTGCTTCTATTGGGCCACGTGTCGATGAGAAAGGATAACCATGTTGTTCCTGCGAAGATAGTGATACAAAGATCTCGCCGTCTCCATCCACCTCCAAGGTCAGCGAGCCGGGCATAGCCTCATATCATTCTCCTTTtcttagggttagggtttcgatgAGCCATTCCCTCTTTCGCAATGGAATCGTGTGATGCGGCTGTGCCCTTTATCCTTCTGTGGTCTTTGATCCGCGCCGGTGGGTCGTCGCCGGCGGCGTCTAGCTCCTGCTCCGACGCCGCTCGATCTCGCTTCTTGAGGGATTATGTTGCGAGGTTTACTAATGCGTTCTTGTGGGTCGCGCTTATCTCTGTCACAGTGTTTCTTGCGCGGAAGCTTGCGCGGTTGGTGAGGCTCTGGAACCTTGGGAACAGGATCCCTGGTCCGCCAGCTCCGTCTTTCTTCGGATACTTGAAGGGTTTCTCTAGTCTCGGATCTGACGGAAATCTCACTGGTAGATCTCGATTTTTTGCTTGATTTGgtgattaggatttttttttttttttggcttgttAGAAATGATAAAGAGGCAAGCTTTTTGGTAGGATTTTGGAAACTGGATTTTGGATGGATTGTGTTATTGATGGTTCTTGTAATCTCACCGTAATTGAACTTATTGTTCTAAAGTTGAGAATTTGTATCATAGGAGAGCagtaaaaatttcattttgacttgtttttcttgatgATAAATTTGGATTGATAGGTTACCTAGCGACGTTGCATGCTAAG contains:
- the LOC120249457 gene encoding WAT1-related protein At5g07050-like isoform X1, translated to MASHFIQVCKPYIAMISLQFGYAGMNIITKVSLNHGMSHYVLVVYRHAFATLSIAPFALILERKLRPKLTFPIFMRIFVLGLLGPVIDQNLYYAGLKFTSPTFSCAMSNILPAMTFVIAVLCSINYYFRMEKVDIKKVRCQAKVAGTLITVAGAMLMTLYKGPVVEMLQSKYAHFHPHPHPHPHPHPSKVHASQESSDKDWFKGSIFLIIATLAWASLFVLQAATLKKYSAQLSLTSLICFVGTIQAIAVTLVMEHNKPSAWKVGWDINLLAAAYAGIVTSSIAYYVQGLVMEKKGPVFASAFSPLMMIIVAIMGSFILAEKIYLGGVLGGVLIVVGLYSVLWGKYKEGGAMNIQVTELEVKEGSTVENGKRMDVVAIIDEQDPERRSHPNACMAPSTNDSTND
- the LOC120249457 gene encoding WAT1-related protein At5g07050-like isoform X2; amino-acid sequence: MASHFIQVCKPYIAMISLQFGYAGMNIITKVSLNHGMSHYVLVVYRHAFATLSIAPFALILERKLRPKLTFPIFMRIFVLGLLGPVIDQNLYYAGLKFTSPTFSCAMSNILPAMTFVIAVLCRMEKVDIKKVRCQAKVAGTLITVAGAMLMTLYKGPVVEMLQSKYAHFHPHPHPHPHPHPSKVHASQESSDKDWFKGSIFLIIATLAWASLFVLQAATLKKYSAQLSLTSLICFVGTIQAIAVTLVMEHNKPSAWKVGWDINLLAAAYAGIVTSSIAYYVQGLVMEKKGPVFASAFSPLMMIIVAIMGSFILAEKIYLGGVLGGVLIVVGLYSVLWGKYKEGGAMNIQVTELEVKEGSTVENGKRMDVVAIIDEQDPERRSHPNACMAPSTNDSTND